In one Lolium rigidum isolate FL_2022 chromosome 3, APGP_CSIRO_Lrig_0.1, whole genome shotgun sequence genomic region, the following are encoded:
- the LOC124704680 gene encoding translocase of chloroplast 101, chloroplastic-like, translated as MALLIRAPLTSFDDDDDDGSDEYGSSLSSGASSPSLSPSPPTPAAPRPRAAALLGAPRVAAQLSSSASDDGGSDGSDLYDDAADGLGDEVLEEVSNGFFRIARVPPPPPSPSDDDGPISSADDDPPASASASASGESEYFGATEGSSDEGFSAATSDVFDADAGSGLEEDGGGAVVAVGGKGAEGSLDGSFLSSMSALDDAEASSAFGDSVNLSDGPAMKGNAGARDAGAEAVDDVPPEPSVGDGGSIDDGGVRIADATEGNAAEQPEQEVAELPPGVNSTEEEGYAGLEFLEPNGAQAEGTRPELGNSDSDAIDNMPEHEVATPAEDASPQHVATVELAEVHTNVDSPHPYADGQSKIGGETHGHYEASDDPASTPTLGTANALEFLGKETEDNEPASKGTRFGLDDSDEDQLSDDYEEEELSRKDVELFDYAALAELLRAANASPAQGKAKVFPFENSESVQPSPTVVSLPRTSVASAPALDVVADPESAMTDEERKLYAKVDMARIKYLRLVHRVGYDTEHRVPVQVLYRLSLVEGFRRIRMADHSSELENAWNRALQLEAEGTDNLEFSCNVLVLGKTGVGKSATINSIFGEDRSVTNAFVPATCTVKEIAGVVGGVKFRVIDTPGLGTTVMDQKSNRKVLKSIKRYMKKCPPDIVLYVDRIDTERQGANDLSLMRCITSVLGLSIWQKVIITLTHSAADPPEGPSGSPMNYEMAVNHRTRALQQSIRQTTNDARMENPVALVENHHLCERNTEGEKVLPDGLIWRRLLLLLCYSLKTVAEIDSLSTRRAASASLFGVRLQTPPLPYFLSSLLQSREHPRHASEQKLESVDSNADIDEMVDEDQEDEEYDYDQLPPFKPLSKSQVAKLSKEQQKLYFDEYDYRTKLLQKKQLKEQRRRLKEMKKSEGNNHVVPENNDHPDDEYDNDRSPMPDWALPSSFDSDDPVYRYRCLEPTANLLVRAVTNPEGWDHDCGFDGVSLQYSHDIANSFPGLLWVQVNKDKREFSINLESSISAKHSEYASTLAGFDIQAMMDQHAYTLRGETKFKNAKKNATTGGLSMTSVGNTMVTGAKFEDKFSVGNWLTLIANAGAVSMKGDTAYGLNMEANLLEKDYPMGQGIATLGASLVRWHKEWTMAANMDSQFSVGRTSNMAVHVDMNNKLTGRVSIKANSSEHPKIALLGIFSVAMYLWNRMHQRGGNACRVLLEVTMDQAI; from the exons ATGGCGCTCCTCATCCGCGCGCCGCTCACCTccttcgacgacgacgacgacgacggcagcgacgagtACGGCTCCTCGCTCTCCTCGGGCGCCTCCTCCCCGTCCCTCTCCCCCTCGCCCCCCACCCCGGCGGCCCCGCGCCCGCGGGCCGCCGCGCTCCTCGGCGCGCCGCGCGTGGCCGCGCAGCTCTCGTCCTCGGCCTCGGACGACGGCGGCAGCGACGGCAGCGACCTGTACGACGACGCCGCCGACGGCCTCGGGGACGAGGTCCTCGAGGAGGTCTCCAACGGCTTCTTCCGCATCGCCAGggtgcccccgccgccgccctccccctccgacgacgacggcccgATCTCCTCCGCCGACGACGACCCCcccgcgtcggcgtcggcgtcggcgtccggGGAGAGCGAGTACTTCGGCGCCACGGAGGGCTCCTCGGACGAGGGCTTCTCGGCCGCCACGAGCGATGTGTTCGATGCCGACGCGGGGAGCGGATTGGAggaggatggtggcggcgccgttgTCGCCGTGGGCGGCAAGGGCGCCGAGGGCTCGCTTGACGGGAGCTTCCTGAGCTCCATGAGCGCGCTCGACGACGCCGAGGCCTCCTCCGCGTTTGGTGATTCGGTAAATCTCTCGGATGGTCCTGCCATGAAGGGTAACGCTGGTGCTAGGGATGCTGGTGCTGAGGCTGTGGACGATGTGCCGCCTGAGCCTTCCGTTGGTGACGGTGGGAGCATTGACGATGGCGGTGTGCGCATTGCAGATGCTACCGAGGGGAATGCTGCAGAGCAGCCTGAGCAGGAGGTTGCTGAATTGCCCCCCGGAGTGAATtctacagaagaagaaggatatgCTGGTCTTGAATTTCTCGAACCCAATGGTGCACAAGCAGAAGGTACTCGTCCTGAACTTGGCAATTCTGACTCTGATGCAATAGATAACATGCCTGAGCATGAAGTTGCCACACCTGCTGAAGACGCCAGTCCTCAACATGTTGCCACAGTTGAGCTTGCGGAGGTTCATACCAATGTTGATAGCCCACATCCGTATGCTGACGGTCAGAGTAAGATAGGCGGGGAAACTCATGGTCATTATGAAGCTTCTGATGATCCTGCGTCCACACCAACCCTTGGGACTGCCAATGCTCTGGAATTTCTTGGAAAAGAAACAGAGGACAATGAGCCTGCTTCCAAGGGCACACGCTTTGGTTTGGATGATTCAGACGAGGACCAGTTGAGTGATGATTACGAAGAGGAAGAGTTGAGCAGAAAGGATGTTGAGCTTTTCGATTATGCAGCTTTAGCTGAGCTTCTGAGGGCGGCCAACGCATCACCTGCACAAGGCAAGGCCAAGGTCTTCCCATTTGAAAATTCCGAGTCCGTGCAACCTTCTCCTACCGTGGTCAGCCTTCCCAGGACAAGTGTGGCTTCTGCTCCTGCGCTGGATGTGGTTGCTGACCCGGAGAGTGCGATGACTGATGAGGAGAGGAAGTTGTACGCAAAGGTGGACATGGCACGCATCAAGTATTTACGTCTTGTTCATAGAGTAGGGTATGACACCGAACATCGGGTGCCTGTACAAGTGTTGTATCGGCTTAGTCTTGTTGAAGGCTTCAGGCGCATAAGGATGGCAGACCATTCCTCGGAGCTTGAGAATGCATGGAACAGGGCTTTGCAGCTTGAGGCGGAGGGAACAGATAACTTGGAATTCTCCTGCAATGTGTTGGTCCTTGGGAAGACAGGGGTGGGGAAGAGTGCAACCATAAACTCCATCTTTGGCGAGGATAGGTCAGTTACGAATGCTTTTGTGCCAGCAACATGTACTGTGAAGGAGATAGCTGGAGTCGTTGGTGGTGTTAAATTTCGTGTTATTGACACTCCGGGACTTGGGACTACAGTTATGGATCAAAAATCAAATAGGAAAGTGCTCAAGTCTATTAAGAGGTACATGAAGAAATGCCCTCCTGACATCGTTCTGTATGTCGATCGGATCGATACGGAACGGCAGGGTGCAAACGACCTATCCCTAATGCGATGTATTACCAGTGTGCTAGGCCTATCAATATGGCAGAAAGTCATTATCACTCTTACTCACTCAGCAGCAGATCCTCCTGAAGGACCCAGTGGCTCCCCAATGAACTATGAGATGGCCGTGAACCATCGGACTCGTGCGCTGCAGCAAAGCATCCGGCAGACTACTAATGACGCACGGATGGAGAATCCAGTGGCTCTTGTGGAGAACCACCACCTTTGTGAGAGGAACACGGAGGGTGAAAAGGTGCTTCCTGATGGCCTTATTTGGAGGCGTCTGCTCCTGCTCCTATGTTACTCACTGAAGACGGTTGCTGAGATTGATAGTCTTTCAACCCGCCGTGCTGCTTCTGCAAGCCTCTTTGGTGTCCGTCTTCAGACTCCTCCACTTCCTTACTTCTTATCATCTTTGTTGCAATCTAGAGAGCACCCCAGGCATGCAAGCGAACAGAAGCTTGAAAGCGTGGACTCAAATGCTGATATTGATGAAATGGTTGATGAGGATCAAGAGGATGAAGAATATGACTATGATCAACTTCCTCCCTTTAAGCCATTAAGTAAATCACAGGTTGCAAAACTCTCCAAAGAGCAACAGAAATTGTATTTTGATGAGTATGACTACCGAACCAAGCTTCTTCAGAAGAAACAGTTGAAGGAACAACGCAGAAGATTAAAAGAAATGAAGAAGAGCGAGGGCAATAATCATGTTGTACCTGAGAACAATGATCATCCTGATGATGAGTATGACAACGATAGATCTCCTATGCCAGACTGGGCCTTGCCATCCTCATTTGATTCCGATGATCCAGTATACCGTTATCGGTGTCTTGAGCCTACAGCGAACCTTCTCGTACGTGCTGTTACCAACCCTGAAGGATGGGATCATGATTGTGGGTTTGACGGTGTCAGCCTCCAGTACAGCCATGATATTGCCAATTCATTTCCAGGTTTGCTGTGGGTCCAAGTCAACAAGGACAAGAGAGAATTTAGCATTAATTTGGAGTCCTCAATATCAGCTAAGCATAGCGAGTATGCTTCAACCCTTGCAGGCTTTGACATACAAGCCATGATGGACCAGCATGCTTACACTCTCAGAGGGGAAACCAAATTCAAGAATGCCAAGAAAAATGCCACTACTGGAGGTTTGTCCATGACTTCAGTGGGTAACACCATGGTGACAGGAGCGAAGTTTGAAGACAAGTTTTCAGTTGGTAATTGGTTAACACTGATAGCAAACGCTGGTGCTGTGTCCATGAAAGGTGATACTGCATACGGACTGAATATGGAAGCGAACCTGCTTGAAAAAGACTATCCCATGGGTCAAGGTATTGCAACTCTGGGTGCATCCCTGGTAAGGTGGCATAAAGAATGGACTATGGCAGCAAACATGGATTCCCAGTTCTCTGTTGGAAGGACTTCAAACATGGCAGTTCATGTTGATATGAACAACAAACTAACTGGACGAGTGAGCATCAAGGCCAACAGTTCAGAACATCCGAAGATTGCTCTACTAGGTATCTTTTCGGTGGCAATGTATCTGTGGAACAGGATGCA TCAGAGAGGAGGCAACGCTTGCAGAGTATTGCTGGAGGTGACGATGGATCAAGCTATCTGA